From Cucumis melo cultivar AY chromosome 1, USDA_Cmelo_AY_1.0, whole genome shotgun sequence, a single genomic window includes:
- the LOC103499893 gene encoding vicianin hydrolase-like isoform X2 has product MTAAYNAPVLLITLIAAAIANGALGTAGTTSPSVEPSHTSVPFNRSSFPAGFIFGAGSAAYQLEGAASLDGRGPSIWDTFTKNHPEKIWDRKTGERATDFYHRYKDIKLMKLLGLDSFRFSISWSRILPKGKIRGGINPLGVKFYNNVINELLANGIVPYVTLFHWDLPQALEDEYGGFLSTKVVNDFREYADLCFKLFGDRVKYWVTLNEPYSYSSNGYNGGTFAPGRCSNYVGNCTAGNSATEPYIVAHNLLLSHSAAVKLYKQKYQKKQKGQIGITVVTHWFRPRRNTPASQRAAYRALDFFLGWFMHPLTYGDYPKSMRQYVGDRLPKFSVAESKNIEGSFDFIGLNYYTGNFADDVPFSNSPNKSYTSDMHVSLSADRDGDLIGPATGLNWLYIYPEGIHLLLKYVKAQYKNPTIYITENGMAYSDNSTQPIKEALKDGTRIRYHHAHLASLLQAIKEGVNVKGYYAWTLLDDFEWDAGYTVRFGLIYVDFRHKLARYLKYSAYWLKRFLLH; this is encoded by the exons ATGACGGCGGCGTATAATGCTCCGGTGCTTCTGATAACGCTAATCGCAGCGGCTATTGCTAATGGCGCTTTGGGCACCGCTGGGACGACCAGCCCTTCTGTTGAGCCAAGTCATACCTCAGTTCCGTTCAACCGTAGTAGTTTTCCGGCAGGGTTTATCTTCGGAGCTGGGTCCGCTGCTTATCAG TTAGAAGGAGCAGCAAGTCTTGATGGGAGAGGTCCAAGTATTTGGGATACTTTCACTAAGAACCACCCAG AAAAAATATGGGACCGTAAAACTGGAGAAAGAGCTACGGATTTCTACCATCGTTATAAg GATATAAAATTGATGAAACTATTGGGGTTGGACTCTTTTAGATTCTCCATCTCTTGGTCTAGAATTCTGCCTA AGGGAAAGATTCGTGGAGGAATTAACCCACTTGGCGTCAAATTCTACAACAATGTCATCAATGAACTCCTTGCCAATG GAATAGTGCCATATGTCACTTTGTTTCATTGGGATCTCCCTCAAGCACTTGAAGATGAGTATGGAGGATTTCTAAGTACCAAAGTTGT GAATGATTTCCGGGAATATGCGGATTTGTGCTTCAAATTATTCGGTGATCGGGTCAAGTATTGGGTAACCCTCAACGAACCATATTCGTACAGCTCTAATGGCTACAATGGTGGGACGTTCGCTCCCGGAAGATGTTCCAACTACGTCGGAAATTGCACCGCCGGCAACTCCGCCACCGAACCCTACATCGTCGCTCACAATCTCCTTCTCTCCCATTCTGCCGCTGTCAAACTGTACAAGCAAAAGTATCAG AAAAAGCAGAAGGGGCAAATTGGAATCACAGTGGTGACTCACTGGTTTAGGCCCAGACGAAACACACCAGCTTCTCAAAGGGCGGCGTATCGAGCTCTTGATTTCTTCTTGGGAtg GTTTATGCATCCACTTACTTATGGTGATTACCCGAAATCAATGCGCCAGTACGTCGGAGATAGGTTGCCGAAATTCTCCGTTGCAGAGTCGAAAAACATTGAAGGATCGTTTGATTTTATTGGACTAAATTACTATACTGGGAATTTTGCTGACGATGTGCCTTTCTCAAATTCGCCTAACAAAAGCTACACTTCTGATATGCACGTCTCACTTTCTG CGGATAGAGATGGCGATCTAATTGGACCAGCG ACTGGTTTGAACTGGCTTTACATCTACCCAGAGGGTATTCATCTATTGTTGAAATATGTAAAAGCACAGTACAAAAACCCAACTATCTACATCACTGAGAATG GTATGGCATATTCAGACAATAGTACACAACCAATTAAGGAAGCTTTGAAAGATGGAACAAGGATCAGATACCACCATGCTCATCTTGCTTCTCTTCTTCAAGCTATTAA GGAAGGAGTGAATGTTAAGGGATACTATGCATGGACTCTTTTGGATGACTTCGAATGGGATGCAGGCTACACGGTGCGGTTCGGCCTCATCTATGTTGATTTTAGGCACAAATTAGCAAGGTACCTCAAGTATTCTGCTTACTGGTTGAAGCGATTCCTTCTCCATTGA
- the LOC103499895 gene encoding protein trichome birefringence-like 14 isoform X2 produces MKGGNITRLRGGYLSIALVVLMFTTILLWAWDKKSIAGFLSLTREQYMIPVSVGVSNSSPTSTKPKNEVVKSEDKMKERSTNTDEKEKPRESSHYSDADSSSKPTPELKENEDGVILSPSSKVCNYAKGRWVEDNKRPWYSGFGCKQWLSIMWACRLTKRKDFSYEGYRWQPENCYMPEFERSSFLRRMQNKTLAFIGDSLGRQQFQSLMCMLTGGEESPEVEDVGREYGLAKAPGALRPDGWVYRFPNTNTTILYYWSASLSDLVPLNRTDPSTDIAMHLDQPPAFMRKFFHQFHVLVLNTGHHWNRGKLKANRWVMYVDGKPAEEKKPLDMGNAKNLTVYSIARWIDSQLPLHPHNLKVFFRTISPRHFFNGDWNTGGSCDNMIPMSGGSEVVQDGSSDIVVESALKGTKVKILDITAISQLRDEGHVSRYTRRAILNTSDCLHWCLPGIPDTWNELLIAQI; encoded by the exons ATGAAAGGTGGAAACATCACTAGGCTGAGGGGGGGATATCTTTCCATTGCTCTGGTTGTTCTTATGTTTACAACCATATTATTATGGGCTTGGGATAAAAAATCTATTGCCGGTTTTCTTTCATTGACAAGAGAGCAGTATATGATACCAGTTTCAG TGGGCGTGTCAAATAGTTCCCCAACATCAACTAAGCCAAAGAATGAAGTGGTTAAGTCAGAGGATAAAATGAAGGAAAGAAGTACTAATACTgacgaaaaagaaaaaccaagaGAAAGCTCACACTACTCTGATGCTGATTCTTCCTCCAAGCCCACTCCcgaattaaaagaaaatgaagatggTGTTATCTTGTCTCCTTCCTCTAAAG TTTGCAACTACGCAAAAGGTAGATGGGTTGAAGACAACAAGCGTCCATGGTATTCTGGATTTGGATGTAAACAATGGCTATCGATAATGTGGGCCTGTAGACTTACAAAAAGAAAGGATTTTTCGTATGAAGGATATAGGTGGCAACCGGAAAATTGCTATATGCCAGAGTTTGAGCGTTCTTCATTCTTGAGAAG AATGCAGAACAAAACACTGGCATTTATAGGAGATTCCTTGGGTAGGCAGCAGTTTCAATCTTTGATGTGTATGCTCACTGGTGGTGAAGAAAGCCCAGAAGTCGAAGACGTGGGAAGAGAATACGGTCTCGCGAAAGCTCCTGGAGCTCTTCGACCAGACGGGTGGGTTTATCGGTTTCCAAACACAAACACCACGATTCTATATTACTGGTCAGCGAGCCTGTCTGATCTAGTACCTCTTAATAGAACAGATCCATCAACAGATATTGCGATGCATTTGGACCAACCCCCAGCTTTCATGAGAAAGTTCTTCCATCAATTTCATGTATTGGTTTTAAATACAGGTCACCATTGGAACAGGGGAAAACTTAAAGCAAATAGGTGGGTGATGTATGTTGATGGAAAACCAGCAGAAGAAAAGAAGCCTTTGGATATGGGGAATGCCAAGAACTTGACTGTCTACAGCATTGCCCGATGGATCGATTCACAACTTCCCCTACATCCTCATAATCTAAAAGTTTTCTTTAGGACAATTTCGCCTAGACATTTCTTCAATGGCGATTGGAACACTGGGGGATCCTGTGATAATATGATTCCAATGTCGGGCGGGAGCGAGGTTGTCCAAGATGGATCTAGTGACATTGTTGTTGAAAGTGCTTTAAAGGGTACCAAGGTAAAAATCTTGGATATAACTGCCATCTCTCAGTTGCGAGACGAAGGCCACGTCTCGCGCTACACTCGTAGAGCAATCCTAAACACAAGTGATTGCTTGCATTGGTGCTTACCTGGCATACCAGACACATGGAATGAACTTCTAATTGCACAGATATAG
- the LOC103499892 gene encoding uncharacterized protein LOC103499892, producing MAEEDATVAVSTSSNHQGSSLCEECKSNPSKYKCPACSIRSCSLNCVNAHKRRSGCTGKRKQTQFVPLSQFNDSILLSDYNLLEEVKRMAESAQRLRKKLCPYTHAYFRLPFHLKSLRAAASNRRTKIMFLPTGMTKRENNQTRYDKREKTIFWTMEWRFNSTNIVLVDHEVNENSKLSTILANHLRPSPWKTQLQKFREQLDCLKVFVRTYPKGAKSPFHELDSTLPIRQLFSNLAFVEYPVIYVVLPFHTPNFEVVKTANPASRNLEGSNALENDLASHEGVCFRVEEIEDDENSCNPQVLDLMKVSTSSPHCKVSPRNLVGKQEVGNSPKSSSQARELGVVKELEFDFEQDLIDAYSNIMAQINPDDFLDWEGDFSKEVEMEGSGELLGDAFTAEELEEGEIME from the exons ATGGCGGAAGAGGATGCAACTGTGGCAGTTTCCACAAGCTCCAACCACCAAGGATCATCACTTTGCGAAGAGTGTAAATCAAACCCATCAAAGTACAAGTGCCCCGCTTGCTCTATCCGTTCTTGTAGCCTCAATTGCGTCAATGCCCACAAGCGCCGCAGTGGCTGTACTGGAAAGAGGAAGCAGACCCAATTCGTTCCTCTTTCTCAATTCAATGATAGTATCCTTCTTTCTG ATTATAATTTGTTAGAGGAAGTTAAGAGAATGGCTGAATCAGCTCAAAGACTTAGAAAGAAATTGTGCCCTTACACTCATGCTTACTTTCGACTACCGTTTCATCTTAAAAGTTTGCGTGCTGCTGCTTCAAATAGGAGAACAAAAATTATGTTTCTCCCCACCGGAATGACGAAAAGGGAGAACAATCAAACTCGATATGATAAGAg GGAGAAAACAATCTTCTGGACAATGGAATGGCGGTTTAACTCTACAAATATTGTTTTAGTTGACCATGA AGTTAATGAAAACTCTAAGCTTTCTACCATTCTTGCAAATCATCTACGACCAAGTCCATGGAAAACTCAACTTCAGAAGTTCCGTGAACAGCTGGATTGCCTCAAAGTTTTTGTCCGCACATACCCCAAG GGAGCTAAATCGCCTTTTCATGAGCTGGACTCGACATTGCCAATAAGACAACTATTTTCCAATTTGGCTTTTGTGGAATACCCTGTTATATATGTTGTTTTACCCTTTCATACTCCTAATTTTGAAGTAGTTAAAACTGCCAATCCAGCGAGTCGTAATCTAGAAGGTTCAAATGCTCTGGAAAATGATCTTGCTAGCCATGAAGGCGTTTGCTTCAGAGTGGAAGAAATAGAAGATGACGAAAATTCCTGCAATCCTCAGGTTCTTGATCTGATGAAAGTATCAACTTCAAGCCCACATTGCAAAGTCAGCCCCCGAAACCTGGTGGGGAAGCAGGAAGTTGGGAATAGCCCCAAGTCAAGCTCCCAGGCCAGGGAGCTAGGTGTAGTGAAAGAGTTGGAGTTTGATTTTGAGCAAGATCTGATAGATGCATACTCAAACATCATGGCACAAATCAATCCAGATGATTTTCTTGATTGGGAAGGAGACTTTTCCAAGGAAGTGGAAATGGAAGGAAGTGGTGAACTTCTCGGGGATGCGTTCACGGCTGAAGAACTTGAGGAAGGAGAGATTATGGAATAG
- the LOC103499893 gene encoding vicianin hydrolase-like isoform X1 yields the protein MTAAYNAPVLLITLIAAAIANGALGTAGTTSPSVEPSHTSVPFNRSSFPAGFIFGAGSAAYQLEGAASLDGRGPSIWDTFTKNHPEKIWDRKTGERATDFYHRYKEDIKLMKLLGLDSFRFSISWSRILPKGKIRGGINPLGVKFYNNVINELLANGIVPYVTLFHWDLPQALEDEYGGFLSTKVVNDFREYADLCFKLFGDRVKYWVTLNEPYSYSSNGYNGGTFAPGRCSNYVGNCTAGNSATEPYIVAHNLLLSHSAAVKLYKQKYQKKQKGQIGITVVTHWFRPRRNTPASQRAAYRALDFFLGWFMHPLTYGDYPKSMRQYVGDRLPKFSVAESKNIEGSFDFIGLNYYTGNFADDVPFSNSPNKSYTSDMHVSLSADRDGDLIGPATGLNWLYIYPEGIHLLLKYVKAQYKNPTIYITENGMAYSDNSTQPIKEALKDGTRIRYHHAHLASLLQAIKEGVNVKGYYAWTLLDDFEWDAGYTVRFGLIYVDFRHKLARYLKYSAYWLKRFLLH from the exons ATGACGGCGGCGTATAATGCTCCGGTGCTTCTGATAACGCTAATCGCAGCGGCTATTGCTAATGGCGCTTTGGGCACCGCTGGGACGACCAGCCCTTCTGTTGAGCCAAGTCATACCTCAGTTCCGTTCAACCGTAGTAGTTTTCCGGCAGGGTTTATCTTCGGAGCTGGGTCCGCTGCTTATCAG TTAGAAGGAGCAGCAAGTCTTGATGGGAGAGGTCCAAGTATTTGGGATACTTTCACTAAGAACCACCCAG AAAAAATATGGGACCGTAAAACTGGAGAAAGAGCTACGGATTTCTACCATCGTTATAAg GAGGATATAAAATTGATGAAACTATTGGGGTTGGACTCTTTTAGATTCTCCATCTCTTGGTCTAGAATTCTGCCTA AGGGAAAGATTCGTGGAGGAATTAACCCACTTGGCGTCAAATTCTACAACAATGTCATCAATGAACTCCTTGCCAATG GAATAGTGCCATATGTCACTTTGTTTCATTGGGATCTCCCTCAAGCACTTGAAGATGAGTATGGAGGATTTCTAAGTACCAAAGTTGT GAATGATTTCCGGGAATATGCGGATTTGTGCTTCAAATTATTCGGTGATCGGGTCAAGTATTGGGTAACCCTCAACGAACCATATTCGTACAGCTCTAATGGCTACAATGGTGGGACGTTCGCTCCCGGAAGATGTTCCAACTACGTCGGAAATTGCACCGCCGGCAACTCCGCCACCGAACCCTACATCGTCGCTCACAATCTCCTTCTCTCCCATTCTGCCGCTGTCAAACTGTACAAGCAAAAGTATCAG AAAAAGCAGAAGGGGCAAATTGGAATCACAGTGGTGACTCACTGGTTTAGGCCCAGACGAAACACACCAGCTTCTCAAAGGGCGGCGTATCGAGCTCTTGATTTCTTCTTGGGAtg GTTTATGCATCCACTTACTTATGGTGATTACCCGAAATCAATGCGCCAGTACGTCGGAGATAGGTTGCCGAAATTCTCCGTTGCAGAGTCGAAAAACATTGAAGGATCGTTTGATTTTATTGGACTAAATTACTATACTGGGAATTTTGCTGACGATGTGCCTTTCTCAAATTCGCCTAACAAAAGCTACACTTCTGATATGCACGTCTCACTTTCTG CGGATAGAGATGGCGATCTAATTGGACCAGCG ACTGGTTTGAACTGGCTTTACATCTACCCAGAGGGTATTCATCTATTGTTGAAATATGTAAAAGCACAGTACAAAAACCCAACTATCTACATCACTGAGAATG GTATGGCATATTCAGACAATAGTACACAACCAATTAAGGAAGCTTTGAAAGATGGAACAAGGATCAGATACCACCATGCTCATCTTGCTTCTCTTCTTCAAGCTATTAA GGAAGGAGTGAATGTTAAGGGATACTATGCATGGACTCTTTTGGATGACTTCGAATGGGATGCAGGCTACACGGTGCGGTTCGGCCTCATCTATGTTGATTTTAGGCACAAATTAGCAAGGTACCTCAAGTATTCTGCTTACTGGTTGAAGCGATTCCTTCTCCATTGA
- the LOC103499895 gene encoding protein trichome birefringence-like 14 isoform X1: MKGGNITRLRGGYLSIALVVLMFTTILLWAWDKKSIAGFLSLTREQYMIPVSEYVVGVSNSSPTSTKPKNEVVKSEDKMKERSTNTDEKEKPRESSHYSDADSSSKPTPELKENEDGVILSPSSKVCNYAKGRWVEDNKRPWYSGFGCKQWLSIMWACRLTKRKDFSYEGYRWQPENCYMPEFERSSFLRRMQNKTLAFIGDSLGRQQFQSLMCMLTGGEESPEVEDVGREYGLAKAPGALRPDGWVYRFPNTNTTILYYWSASLSDLVPLNRTDPSTDIAMHLDQPPAFMRKFFHQFHVLVLNTGHHWNRGKLKANRWVMYVDGKPAEEKKPLDMGNAKNLTVYSIARWIDSQLPLHPHNLKVFFRTISPRHFFNGDWNTGGSCDNMIPMSGGSEVVQDGSSDIVVESALKGTKVKILDITAISQLRDEGHVSRYTRRAILNTSDCLHWCLPGIPDTWNELLIAQI, encoded by the exons ATGAAAGGTGGAAACATCACTAGGCTGAGGGGGGGATATCTTTCCATTGCTCTGGTTGTTCTTATGTTTACAACCATATTATTATGGGCTTGGGATAAAAAATCTATTGCCGGTTTTCTTTCATTGACAAGAGAGCAGTATATGATACCAGTTTCAG AATATGTAGTGGGCGTGTCAAATAGTTCCCCAACATCAACTAAGCCAAAGAATGAAGTGGTTAAGTCAGAGGATAAAATGAAGGAAAGAAGTACTAATACTgacgaaaaagaaaaaccaagaGAAAGCTCACACTACTCTGATGCTGATTCTTCCTCCAAGCCCACTCCcgaattaaaagaaaatgaagatggTGTTATCTTGTCTCCTTCCTCTAAAG TTTGCAACTACGCAAAAGGTAGATGGGTTGAAGACAACAAGCGTCCATGGTATTCTGGATTTGGATGTAAACAATGGCTATCGATAATGTGGGCCTGTAGACTTACAAAAAGAAAGGATTTTTCGTATGAAGGATATAGGTGGCAACCGGAAAATTGCTATATGCCAGAGTTTGAGCGTTCTTCATTCTTGAGAAG AATGCAGAACAAAACACTGGCATTTATAGGAGATTCCTTGGGTAGGCAGCAGTTTCAATCTTTGATGTGTATGCTCACTGGTGGTGAAGAAAGCCCAGAAGTCGAAGACGTGGGAAGAGAATACGGTCTCGCGAAAGCTCCTGGAGCTCTTCGACCAGACGGGTGGGTTTATCGGTTTCCAAACACAAACACCACGATTCTATATTACTGGTCAGCGAGCCTGTCTGATCTAGTACCTCTTAATAGAACAGATCCATCAACAGATATTGCGATGCATTTGGACCAACCCCCAGCTTTCATGAGAAAGTTCTTCCATCAATTTCATGTATTGGTTTTAAATACAGGTCACCATTGGAACAGGGGAAAACTTAAAGCAAATAGGTGGGTGATGTATGTTGATGGAAAACCAGCAGAAGAAAAGAAGCCTTTGGATATGGGGAATGCCAAGAACTTGACTGTCTACAGCATTGCCCGATGGATCGATTCACAACTTCCCCTACATCCTCATAATCTAAAAGTTTTCTTTAGGACAATTTCGCCTAGACATTTCTTCAATGGCGATTGGAACACTGGGGGATCCTGTGATAATATGATTCCAATGTCGGGCGGGAGCGAGGTTGTCCAAGATGGATCTAGTGACATTGTTGTTGAAAGTGCTTTAAAGGGTACCAAGGTAAAAATCTTGGATATAACTGCCATCTCTCAGTTGCGAGACGAAGGCCACGTCTCGCGCTACACTCGTAGAGCAATCCTAAACACAAGTGATTGCTTGCATTGGTGCTTACCTGGCATACCAGACACATGGAATGAACTTCTAATTGCACAGATATAG
- the LOC103499894 gene encoding S-adenosyl-L-methionine-dependent uroporphyrinogen III methyltransferase, chloroplastic, translating into MARFCDLQSLSSPFSSHPTIPRSPNFKPIFSFHCSSSSSSSSSPFTEKHSIKRYQRDDWLYKNQSDQPSVTSSCSIPYDSESIRQNDIAMQLPELKKLLEVLREKRVSSGCDDGKCGPGNVFLVGTGPGDPELLTLKAVKVIQSADLLLYDRLVSNDVLELVGPDARLLYVGKTAGYHSRTQEEIHELLLNFAEAGATVVRLKGGDPLVFGRGGEEMDFLQQQGIQVKIVPGITAASGIAAELGIPLTHRGVATSVRFLTGHSRKGGTDPLFVAENAADPDSTLVVYMGLSTLPSLALKLMHHGLPPDTPAAAVERGTTPQQRTVFAHLKDLADEIKAAELVSPTLIVIGRVVSLSPHWSLSSNEASSLVEA; encoded by the exons ATGGCTCGTTTTTGCGACCTTCAATCGCTTTCTTCCCCATTTTCCTCTCACCCAACAATACCCAGGTCCCCAAATTTCAAACCCATTTTCTCTTTTCACTGTAGCTCctcatcatcttcctcttcttccCCGTTTACGGAGAAACACTCCATCAAGAGATACCAAAGAGACGATTGGTTGTACAAGAACCAATCGGACCAACCTTCTGTTACTTCATCGTGTTCTATTCCTTATGATTCTGAGTCCATACGGCAGAATGACATTGCCATGCAGCTTCCGGAACTCAAGAAATTGCTGGAGGTGCTTAGGGAAAAAAGGGTAAGTAGTGGATGCGATGATGGAAAATGTGGACCTGGGAATGTGTTTCTGGTGGGGACTGGCCCTGGTGATCCAGAGCTTTTGACATTGAAGGCAGTGAAAGTGATTCAGAGTGCTGATTTGCTTTTGTATGATCGATTGGTTTCCAATGATGTGTTGGAATTGGTGGGTCCTGATGCTAGGCTTCTCTATGTGGGAAAGACTGCAGGTTACCATAGCAGAACCCAG GAGGAGATACATGAGTTACTTCTGAACTTTGCTGAAGCTGGAGCTACAGTTGTGAGACTTAAAGGAGGAGACCCTCTT GTGTTTGGAAGGGGCGGAGAGGAGATGGATTTCTTGCAACAGCAAGGGATTCAAGTAAAAATTGTTCCTG GTATAACTGCTGCTTCAGGTATAGCAGCTGAATTGGGAATTCCTTTAACACACAGGGGAGTTGCAACGAGCGTCAGGTTTCTCACTGGCCACTCAAGGAAGGGTGGAACTGATCCTTTATTTGTAGCGGAAAATGCTGCTGATCCAGATTCAACTTTGGTTGTATACATGGGTCTATCAACTCTTCCATCTCTGGCCCTTAAGTTAATGCATCACGGTCTGCCTCCTGATACCCCAGCTGCTGCCGTTGAACGAGGAACAACACCCCAACAAAGAACT GTTTTTGCACATCTGAAGGATCTTGCAGATGAAATCAAAGCAGCAGAGTTGGTTTCACCTACTTTAATTGTCATTGGAAGAGTAGTTTCTCTCTCACCACATTGGTCTCTTTCTTCCAATGAAGCATCCAGTTTGGTGGAAGCCTAA